The nucleotide sequence TCACGGCCAGGTCTTCCACAGTGCAGGAGGCTATGCCGAATTCCTGCGGGTCAAGCATCATGGGCGTCACCTTGCCATTGTGCAGCAGGGCCATCTTGGTGGGGCCGATGGGCGTAACTTCATCGTAGTTGCCCGAACCGCAGACCACGGCGGCGCGGTGCAGGGGCGACTGCATGAGGGTTTCGGCCACCAGCTCCACCAGCTCGGGCCGCGCCACGCCCATAAGCAAATGGCTGGGCCGCGCCGGGTTGATCATGGGGCCAAGAATGTTAAACAGGGTACGCACTCCCATTTCCTTGCGCACAGGGCCGATATTGGCAAAGGAAGGATGGAAGTACGGGGCAAAGATAAAGGCGAAGTTGCGCTTATTGACCATCTCCGCCACGGAGGCGGGATCTTTTTCCAGCGTGATGCCGAGGGCTTCCAGAGCATCCGCGCTGCCGCACTTGGACGAAACCGCCCGGTTGCCATGCTTGACCACCCTGTAGCCCATGCCTGCCAGCGTCAGAGAAGAGGCCGTGGAGCAGTTGAAGGAATGACGACCGTCGCCGCCGGTGCCCACAACATCGATGGTTGTTCCCGAAATGCCGTCCACGCGCACGGCGCGGGCCAGTGCAGCGCGCGTGGCGTGGGCCAGTTCAAGGGCGCTCTCGCCCTTCATGCGCAGCCCCATGAGAAAGCCGCCTGCCTGCGCCGGGGTCATCTTGCCGTCCATGAGGGCCGCAAAACCCGCCGCCGCCATTTCGGCGGAGAGGTCTTCCCTGCGGGCCAGACGCTCCAGAATACCGGAGAAGTCGGAGGTTTCCGCGCCAGTGCCAAGAATGCTCTGCGGGAAGTTGCCCAGCAGACGCAGGCCGTCCGGCGTAAGCACGGATTCGGGGTGGAACTGCACGCCAACCCACGGGCGGTCATTGTAGCGCAGGGCCATAACTTCGCCCTCTGGAGCGCGGGCAGTGACCGTAAAACGGGGATTTTCCGCGTCTTCATCGGCGCGCACAACAAGGGAGTGATAGCGGCCCACGCGCATGGGGTTGGGCAGGCCCAAAAACATGCCAGTTCCGTCGTGCACGATTTCTGACTGCTTGCCGTGCATGATGCACGGGCCGACCTCAACCTTGGCCCCGGCATGCAGCCCCAAAAGCTGATGTCCAAGGCACACGCCCAGTACGGGAATGCGCGGGCTGAGGCGCTTGAGGAATTCGGGGCACAGCCCCGCATCGGCGGGATGCCCCGGCCCGGGCGAAATGCAGACCATGGAAAGTTCGGGGTTCACCGCCATGTCCAGCACGGCGGGATCATCGTTGCGCAGCACCACGGGCTTGTGGCCCAAGGCATAAAAAGCCTGCACAAGATTGTAGGTAAAGGAGTCGTAATTATCGATGAGCAGAAACATATTCTTCGTCCTCCGCACGCAGGGCCAGGCGCATGATGGCTGATTTGTTGCACACTTCCTTCCATTCCAGATCGGGATCGGAGTCATGCACGATGCCTCCGCCCGCCTGCCAGAAGAGCTTGCCGTCACGCATCCACATGCTGCGGATGGTGATGCCCGTATCGAGATTCACGCTGTCCTTGTCCAGACCAAGCCAGCCGATGCAGCCTGCGTAGGGGCCGCGCGCGCGGCCTTCCACCTCGCGGATGATTTCCATGGCCCGCACCTTGGGCGCGCCCGAAACCGTACCCGCCGGGAAGGTGGCCGCCAGCACGTCCAGAGCGTCCAGCCCTTCCTCAAGCCGGGCGCTGACCCGGCTGGTGAGGTGCATGACGTGGGAGTAACGTTCAACTTCCATGTAGCGTTCCAGATTCACCGAGCCGGGCTGGGCCACGCGGCCAAGGTCGTTACGACCAAGGTCAACCAGCATGACATGCTCGGCGCGTTCCTTGGGATCGTCACGCAGTTCGGCGGCAAGGGCGGCGTCTTCAAGATCGTCCGCACCGCGTTTGCGTGTGCCTGCAATTGGCGAAAGCTGCAAATGCCCCGCCGTGCAACGCACCATGACCTCGGGCGAAGAACCAAAAAGCGTCAGCTCGGTAAAGCGCATGTAGAACATGTAGGGCGAAGCGTTGAACCGGCGCATGCGGCGGTACAGTTCAAAGGGGTTGCCCTCAAAAGGTGTGGAAAACCGCACGGAAGGCACCACCTGAATGGCCTCGCC is from Desulfovibrio sp. UIB00 and encodes:
- the trpD gene encoding anthranilate phosphoribosyltransferase, with translation MFLLIDNYDSFTYNLVQAFYALGHKPVVLRNDDPAVLDMAVNPELSMVCISPGPGHPADAGLCPEFLKRLSPRIPVLGVCLGHQLLGLHAGAKVEVGPCIMHGKQSEIVHDGTGMFLGLPNPMRVGRYHSLVVRADEDAENPRFTVTARAPEGEVMALRYNDRPWVGVQFHPESVLTPDGLRLLGNFPQSILGTGAETSDFSGILERLARREDLSAEMAAAGFAALMDGKMTPAQAGGFLMGLRMKGESALELAHATRAALARAVRVDGISGTTIDVVGTGGDGRHSFNCSTASSLTLAGMGYRVVKHGNRAVSSKCGSADALEALGITLEKDPASVAEMVNKRNFAFIFAPYFHPSFANIGPVRKEMGVRTLFNILGPMINPARPSHLLMGVARPELVELVAETLMQSPLHRAAVVCGSGNYDEVTPIGPTKMALLHNGKVTPMMLDPQEFGIASCTVEDLAVSGKEEAVAVLKDILDGHGPRAMMDMVVLNVGLAIYLLEEKMDMALCMARAREAVSAGVGRKVLNAA
- a CDS encoding anthranilate synthase component I family protein, coding for MKDNGDAQHMLTLQQTARWLPADMDTPISLFMGMVGAGNGILLESAEVDGRWGRYSILACDAALFISCCDGKLALDIRNDSLTPLARFEGKPFVDGLRALMAALTIEGPVNITNLPPITRALYGYLGFGMAGLFNPKLAPVMPQNEADCLLMLPSTVLVFDHLYNRLCQVSLGEHRALRSSRESLEARATGQAGAVRINPDNVCAEPGEEGYKDYVRRIKEMLRQGEAIQVVPSVRFSTPFEGNPFELYRRMRRFNASPYMFYMRFTELTLFGSSPEVMVRCTAGHLQLSPIAGTRKRGADDLEDAALAAELRDDPKERAEHVMLVDLGRNDLGRVAQPGSVNLERYMEVERYSHVMHLTSRVSARLEEGLDALDVLAATFPAGTVSGAPKVRAMEIIREVEGRARGPYAGCIGWLGLDKDSVNLDTGITIRSMWMRDGKLFWQAGGGIVHDSDPDLEWKEVCNKSAIMRLALRAEDEEYVSAHR